In a genomic window of Stegostoma tigrinum isolate sSteTig4 chromosome 43, sSteTig4.hap1, whole genome shotgun sequence:
- the LOC132206819 gene encoding complement C5-like isoform X2, which yields MILMSVTGKPPLLEDEKPYPIEAAQASAMTVETTAYALLQALSRNDIDYATPIARWLTMQQNCGGGFHSTQDTIIALEASS from the exons attctgatgtcggtaactggaaaacctccattgttggaggacgagaaaccgtatccaattgaagcagcacaggcttctgcgatgactgtggaaaccactgcttatgccttgcttcaagcattgtcaaggaatgatattgactatgcaacaccgattgcgaggtggctaacgatgcaacagaactgtggtggtggatttcactcgacgcag gacacaatcattgccttggaagcttcatcatga